The Polaromonas sp. SP1 DNA window TGGCTATCAATCGACGTGAACTGATCGCGGCTTCACTGGCGCTGGGCGCCGGCGCCGCCACCGGCACGGCAAGCGCGCAGGCCGGCTGGCCGTCCAAACCGATACGCCTCGTGGTGCCTTACCCACCGGGCGGCTCATCAGACATCATTGCCCGCGCCATTTCGCAGCCGCTGTCCGAAGCGCTCAAGCAGTCGGTCATCGTCGACAACAAGGCCGGCGCCAACGGCAACCTGGGCGCCGACATCGTGGCCAAGTCCGCACCCGACGGCTACACGCTGCTGCTGTGCGACACCGGCGCGCTGGCCATCAGCCCTTCGGTCTACACCAAGCTGGGGTTTGACCCGTCCAAGGATTTGCGCGGCGTGACGATGCTGGCGTATTCGCCGCACCTGCTGGTGGTGCACCCTTCCGTGCCGGCCAACAACCTCAAGGAGCTGATCGCGCTGTCGCACAAGTCCGACCTGAACTTTGCGGTGACGGCCATGGGAAGCGCGCCGCACCTGGCCGGTGTCGCCGTCGAACGGGCCACCAAGGCCAAGTGGCAGTACATCCCCTACAAAGGCGGCTCGCAAGCGGTGAGCGACACCATTGCCGGCCAGACGCAGGTGCTGATGAACGGCATGCTGGCGACCTTGCCGCATGTGCAAAGCGGCAAACTGAAAATCCTGGGCGTTTCCAAGAGCACGCGCATGCCGCTGATCGGCAACGTGCCCACGCTGGCGGAGCAGGGCATTCCCGGCTTCGAATCCGGCACGTGGCAGGGTCTGCTGGTGGCCAACGGCACGCCGGCCGCCATCGTCAACCGCCTGAACACCGAACTCATCAAGATCATCCGCAGCCCGGACATCCGCGCCAAGCTGGCCGGGCAGGGCGCCGAAGTGGTGACCATGACGCCGGCGCAGCAAGACGCGTACTTCAACCAGGAACGCAGCCGCTGGGCCAAAGTGGTGGCGGAAGCCAACATCAAGCTCGACTGACGTGCTCCTGATTTGATAGCTGCTTGTCCATGATCCATAAGGGCTGGAGGCACTTTTCATGTAAAAGTTAAATCTCGCCATCCCGTTTTTAGCCAGCCATCGCCAGCCACCGAGACCGCCCAAAGAGGCGGCCGGACAAATTCCAAGACCAGGAGACACAATCATGCAAGCATCCCTCAAGGGCCTCATCGCCCTTTCTTTCGCCCTGTGCGCCGCAACGGGCATGGCCCAGACCAAACTGCGCGCCTGGAACATCCACCCCGACGGCTACCCGGTCTCTGAAGCCATGAAAAGCTTCGTCGAGCAGGTCGCCAAAAGCACCGGCGGGCGCTACTCGATAGAGCTGTTCAACAACGGCTCGCTGGGCGACCAGCCCAAAGCCGTGCAGATGCTCAAGAGCGGCGAGATCGATGTGGCCGAGTTCAGCTCAGGCCCGCTGTCCGACGCCGTGCCGGGCATCAAGGTGTTGAACCTGCCGTTCCTGTTCACCGACTCTGCGCACATGTTTCGCCACCTCGACGGCAAGCTGGGCGAGCGTTTTGCCGGCAATCTGAAGGCCGCCGGTTTTGTCGTGCTGGGCTGGTATGACGGCGGCGGGCGATCGTTTTACTGCGTCAAGCCCGTGAGCAATATCCGTGACCTTGCCGGTACGAGCATCCGGGTGCAGCAGTCCGAGATCTATATCGAGATGGTCAAGCTGATGGAAGCCAAACCGGTGGCCTTGCCCTTCAAGGACGTGCTCGGCGCGCTGGAGCAGGGCAAGGTCGATTGCGCCGAGAACAACATGCCCTCGTACGAATCGACCGGCCACTTCAAGGTGGCCAAAAACGTCTACATGACCAATCACGTCATTTCGCCGGAAGCCCTGGTGGTGTCGACCAAGCTGTGGGACAAACTCAGCAAGGAAGACAAGGCCGCCTTTACGGACGCCGGCGCAAAGTCCGCCATCCTGATGCGCGAGCTGTGGAACAAGCGGGTGGCCGCGGCCCTGGAGGCCACCGCCAAACAGGGTTCGCAATTCGTCAAGGTCAAGGATGCGTCGCCCATGGTTCGCCGCATGGGCCCGCTGTATGGAAAATACATGGCCGACCCGACCACACGCGAAGAGCTGCTGACCATCATTTCAAAATAAGCATTCCGGAAAACGCCCATGCTGCTTGACCCCGCACGCTTTGCACGAGAGATCGACGGCAAGCCCGTCGCGCTGTTCACCCTGCGCAACAGCCGGGGCATGGCTGTGTGCGTCACGAACTACGGCGCGAAGATCGAGCAGGTGCTGGTGCCGGACCGCGAGGGCCGCCTTGACGACGTGGTGCTGGGTTACGACAGCATGGACGGCGTGACCGGCGGAGCGGCCTCGGTGGGCGCCTTCATCGGCCGCTATGCCGGCCGCATTGCCCAGGCGCGCTTTACCCTGAACGGCAAGGAGCACGTGCTGACCGCCAACAACGGCCCGCACTGCCTGCATGGCGGCGTGAAGGGCTCGCGCTTTCGGGTGTTCGACGCCATGCAGCGCAGCGACGCCAGCGTTGAAATGAATTATGTGTTTGCCGATGGGGAGGAGGGCTTCCCCGGAGCGCTGGCGCTGCGCCTGACTTACAGCGTGACGGAAGCGAACGAGCTGGTGCTGGACTACGAAGCCATCGCGCGGGATGTGCCCACGGTGGCGAACTTCACCACGCATGCCTTTTTTAACCTTGAAGGCGCCGGCAGCCGCAGCGCGCTGGGGCATGAAGTGCAGGTATGTGCCCGGCGCTACTTCGGCATGACGCCTGACCTCATCGCGACGGGCGAGCTGCTGCCGGTGGAAGACACGCCCTTTGACCTGCGCAAGCCGGTGGTGCTGAACACGCGGGTGAAAGCGCCACAGGCCGCGGGGGGCCTGGCAGGCTACGACGACTGTTTTGAGATTGACCGCGCTGCCGTCAGTGAGGGGGAACTCGCGCTGTGCGCACGTGTGAGCGCAGCCGCCAGCGGTCGCGTGATGGAAGTCTGGTCCACCGAGCCCACGATGCAGTTCTACACCGGCCTGGTGGCCGGCGAGCCGCTGGCCGGCGGGCCCGGCAAGGGCGGCCGGGTTTATGTGCAGCAGCAAAGCCTGTGCTTCGAGCCGCAGGGCTATCCGAACGCCCCCAACCTGCCGGCGTTTCCGTCGGCCGTGCATGAGCCCGGCAAGGGCCGCCACGGCCGCACGCTGTACCGCTTCAGCACGTCGGCGTAAACGGCCCGGCGAGCATTGCCGTGCGTGTCAGAATGCCCGGCAACCAACAAGGAGCCAAACATGCAATGGTGGAAACTGGTGTTGCTGGTGGGTTTGCCGGCACACGTCCTCTGCGGGACGGCGTGGGCCCAGCAGGCTGAGCGCGTCTCGCCGCAGGTCATCAAATTGCCCCTGGTGATTGACGGCAAGTCCTTCGACGTCGTCACCCATGTCTACAAGCCCGCGGGCGACGGCCCTTTTCCCCTGGTGATCTTCTCGCACGGGCGCGCCCCGTCGCGGGTTGACCGGGCCAAACTCGAGAACCCGGTGTTGATAGGGCATGCCAATTACTGGTTGCGCAAAGGGGTGGCCGTGATTGCCCCGGTGCGGCCCGGCTACGGGGATACCGGGGGCTTCGACAGGGAGGACTCCGGCATCCGCTGGAGCGGCAAGGTGTGCACCGGCGATGCCGACTTCACCCGTGTGGCCAGCCACGCGGGCCAGACGGTCGTCGCATTGCACCAGTGGGCCTTGCAGCAGCCCTGGGTGCGCAAGGACAGGCTGCTGCTGGAAGGGCAGTCGGTAGGCGGCATGACGACGGTGTCGGTCGCCGCGCTCAACCTGCCGGGCGTCATCGGCGCCGTCAATTTTGCGGGTGGCTCGGGCGGTAATCCGGAAGACTCCCCCACCAGGAGCTGCAAGCCCGAGAACATGGCCAAAACGTATGGTGAGCTCGGCAAGCTGGTCAAGGTGCCCAACCTGTGGCTCTACGCCGAGAACGACCAGTACTGGGGCCCAGAGGCTCCCAGGGAGTGGCATGAGGCCTTCAAGGCCGGCGGCAGCGACACCCAGTTCATCCAGACCGGCCCGCTGCCGGGCCACGACGGGCATGCGCTGCTGACCTACGGCGGCAAGATGTGGTCGGTGCCACTCGATGCCTTCGTGCGCAAGGTCGGCCTGACGGCGCCTTGAACATCTTCCAGGCATCAAAAAGCCCGGCGCCTTGCGGGGCCTGGCAATCGGATCCCTGATGTGTCTATGGAAGAAGTTCGGTTTTCTGGTTGAGGTCTTCAGCGCACTGATCAGATGCGCTCCGTCAGCGAGAAGAAGAAATCCAGCATATGGAAATGGTCGTCATGGAAACGATCCTCCATGGCGGCCAGTTGATCCACGGGAATCCATTCAGCGGCGGCCGCGTCGTCGGCCGCCTGCACTTCCGGCAACTGGCGTAAGCCCAGGTCAAAGAAGTGGGCATGGGTGATCACGCGGCCGCGCAGGCTGCGGTCCGGATGGTCAAACACGTGGACCGCTTTCAGCGCATTTTTCATATCGCCATCCAGCAAACGCATCCGGGTTTCTTCTTCCAGTTCACGCAAAGCGGATTGGTATACGGTTTCCCGCTGCTCGATGAACCCGCCCGGCACGGCAAACAAGCCCTTGCCTGGGGAACGCCCGCGCTGGATCAGCAGCACGCGGTCACCGCATTTCACGACCGCATCTACCGTCACAAAAACCGGCGCATAGGGAGAGCCGGCCCACTTTGCCTTTTCCAGCCTGAGGCTTTCCCACTCTTGCGCGAGTTCAAGGAAGTAAGGCAAGGCCGCCCAGGTGCGGAGAAATGCAATGGTGCTGGCCGGCGCCTGACTCACCAGGGCGGCGAGTGCCGGTTCCAGCGCCGCGCCGGCATTGCCAAAGTAAGCGTCACGCAAAGCGCTTGCGTCGATCCTGCCTTGCGATGGGACGGCATCCAGCGTCCAGCCGGGAAAGTTCTTCAGGTACTCGCTGGTCGCATCTTTGAAATGCCCGATGAGCACGGGGGATGTCCCGGACTTCCCGCCCGTCAGTTCCGCCACACCGTGCTTGACTGCCGACACCCAGCGGTCCTGGTCATAGTAGTCACGCACAGGCAGAAAACGGATCCGGTCCCGGTCCGCCTCGGGCAGCGCCAGGCGGATCATTTCTGCGCGCTCCTGCCAGGTAAAAGGGTTTTTGGGCGTACGCGCCTGCCAGGCCGAGCCGAGCACGACGATGCAGAGCGGGGCCGCGTCCAGCGCCCGGCGCAGCAGCGCGAGCTGCCCGTTGTGAAAGATCTGGAAGCGGCCGATGTAGACCGAGACCTCGTGTTTTTGGGGGCTTGATGTCATGGCGACCTAGTGGAATTTGGCGGCGATCGGCATCTGCCGGCCGGAACCGAAAGCGCGTGCGCGCAGACGGATGATGGGAGGCGCCTGCCGGCGTTTGTATTCGTTGCGGGCGATCATGCCCTTGATGCGTTCGATCATCGCAATGTTCTCAGGGGCGCGACGCAGCTGCGCGACGAAAGCCGACGCTTTCTCGTACTCCCACGCGGCCAGGCGCCGGCCTTCGATCAGAAGCTTGAGCACCTCATCGAGCACCGGATACGGTGGCAGGCTGTCCACGTCTTTCTGATCGGGCGCCAGCTCAGCGGAGGGGGCTTTGTCGATGATGGCCTGGGGAATGATTTCTTTGCCGGCCGCTTCGTTGAGGTAGCTTGACAAGGCGAACACCTCGGTTTTGTAGAGGTCGCCGATCAGGCCGAGGCCCCCGTTGGTGTCGCCATAAAGCGTGCAGTAGCCCACCGAAATCTCGGACTTGTTGCCCGTGGTTAGCAGCAGGTGCCCGCAGCTGTTCGAGTATTCCATCAGGATGGTGCCGCGCGCTCGCGCCTGAAGATTCTCCAGTGCGATGCCCTGCAACGCCTGGCCGAAGGCGGCTTCAAAGCCACCGGAAAATTCGCTCACGATACCGGCGATCGGATGGTGCAGCAATTCCACGCCGAGGTTGCGGCACAGGGTTTCAGAATCATCGACGGAGCCGGCCGACGAGAAACGCGATGGCATGGTGATGGCGGTCACGTTGGCGGGCCCCAGGGCTTCGGCGGCAAGCGCCAGGGTCAGTGCCGAATCAATCCCGCCGGACGAGCCGATCACGGCGCGGGTGAAGCCGCAGCGGCGCGCATAGTCCTGCAGGCCGAGCACGATCTGGCGCCGGTAGAACGCCATGGTCGGCAATCCCTGGGCAGGGACCGCGGCCGGCTCATCCCCGGCCAGCGTGAGAAAGCGGCCGTTCTCGAAGCGAAGGGTTGTCACGTCTTCGGCGAAGCGTTCGGCCTCAAACACCACGCCGGCCTTAGGCTCCACCGCGAACGATGCGCCGTCATACACAAGCTGGTCATGGCCGCCAACCTGGTTGACGTAGAGGATGGGCAACTGGTTGCGTTTGCTGGCGGCGGCGAAGATCTGGTGGCGCTGCTCGCGCTTGCCGATGTTGGACGGACTGGCATTGATGGAGATCACAAGGTCAGGTGCGGCGTCGCGCATGCGGTCAAAGGGATTGATCGCGTAGTCCAGGCCCTCGTCGTTCCAGCCGTCTTCGCAGATCAGCACGCCCACCTTGGCTTCGCGGATGCGCAAGACCTTGGCCACGTCCTGGCCGGGTTCAAAGTGGCGGCGCTCGTCGAAGATGTTGTAGGTGGGCAGCAACTGCTTGGCATACTCCAGCAGCACCTCGCCGCCCTTGATCACGCACAGGGTGTTGCGCAGCTTCTTGCCCGGCGCTTCGCGGCGCGCTGGAAGGCCTATCACCCAGTAGAGGTTGGGGATCTGGCGCGAAGCCAGCAGGAGATCGTGGAGGGCCGCATCGACACGCTCCATGAAGCCTTCTTCTTCCAGCATGTCGCCGGGGTAGTAGGCTGTGAGCGACATTTCGGAGAAGACAACGATGTCGGATTGGTCACTCCAGGCCTTGCTGGCGGCCGTAACCATCTTGGCCACGTTGCCGGAGAGATCGCCGATCGTGAAGTTCAACTGGGCTGCGGTGATTTTGAGCATGGTGTCCTTAAGCCGATGCAGGGAAACGGAAGACCTGGCGCAGGTAAGCGAGGAAGGTCTGGTCGTTGCATAGCGTCTTGCCCGGGCTGTCCGACAGTTTGGCCACCGGCCGGGCATTGGCGCCGGTCAGTTTCATGACGATGTTCAGCGGTGTGAGCCCGACATCGTTGGTGAGGTTGGTGCCGATACCGAAGCCGGTCTGGGTGCGCCCGGCAAATGCGCGGTAGAGCTTGAGCGCGGTCGGCACGTCCAGCCCGTCAGAGAAGACCAGGCGCTTGTTTTGCGGATCGACGCGCAGCTTGGCGTAGTGGGCCAGGGCTTTCTCACCCCAGGCAAATGGGTCGCCGGAATCGTGGCGCAGGCCATCGAACAGCTTGGCGAAGTAAAGGTCGAAATCCGCGAGGAAGGCGTCCATGCCGACCACGTCCGTCAGCGCCACACCCAAATCCCCGCGGTACTCCTGCACCCAGTCTTCCAGTGCGGCGCGCTGGAAGTCGCGTAGCGTCATGCCGAGCGCCTGGTAGGTCTGCAGGTATTCGTGAGCCATGGTACCGATGGGTACCAGGTTGAGCTCGCTGGCCAGCAGCACGTTGGAAGTGCCTTTGAAATACTGCGGAACTTCCTGTTTGAGCGTGGTGACCACCTCGGTCTGCCAGTCGCGCGAGAAGCGGCGCCGCACGCCGAAGTCGAAGAACTCGAAGGGATTGCGCAGTGAGGGTTCTTTTTCGAAGGCCCGCAGGATGTTTATCTTGTCCTGCAGGCGCTTGCGGCCTTCTGCAAGCGCGGCGGCCTGGTCCGCGCGGCGGAAGTAGAGCTCGTTGACTATGGCCAGCACGAAGATTTCGAAGGCCATGGTGTGCACTTGCGGGCCCACGGCTTTGATCACCAGCGTAGGGCCGTCTGCCGTGGCCTTGATGAATTCCCGCTGGAGCTCAAAGATGCGCAGGAAGTCCACAAAGTCGCTCTTGATGAAGCGAAGGCTCCGCAGGTAGGCCAACTCCTCAGGCTGAAAGCGCAAGGTGCAGAGATGGTCCAGCTGCGCATTGACCTCTCCCAGCAGCTCACCCAGCGGGTAGCCCGGCTGGTTTCGGCAGACAAAGGTGTATTCGGCCTCGGTCTGCGGGTGCCTGTGCAGCATGGTTTGCCACATGGTGAACTTGTAGAGGTCGGTGTCCAGCAGGCTTTGGATGATGGGTTGCATAGTGGCTTTGTGGGGAAAGGGGGGGGCGGTCAGGCGTTCGCTTGCAGGGTGCTCAGCATCGCCGCGCTTGTTGACAGCACGGCGCCGCGGTGAGCCATGTCATCCAGGAAAGCCTGGTGCTGCGCTTCAAAGCCGCCGACGGGACTCATGCAGTCGGTGAGCAGCACCACCTTGCCTGGCTTGCCGGACGGAAGGTTTTCAACAATGTGCTCGGTGGTCGCTTTCACGCAGTGGCTGCTGGCTTCGCCGGCGATGATGAGCAGGTCGGCCTGGTCCAGTGACGCGATCAGGGCCGTATTGAGCTGCGTTGCCGGGTCCTCTTCATCCGGCACCTCGGCCTGCATGGCGCTGTAATGCTCCGTCCAGGGGTTGCTGCCCTTGTTGATCTTTTGCACCATGGCAAGGCGGCTGTCTTCCCAGCGGTTGTAGGCGGCTTTCACGGCGGGGTGCACGTTGTGGCCCCAGCTGCCGATTTCGCAGTGCACCGGCCAGACCATCAAGGTGTAGCGGCCGCGCTGCTCCAGCTCGTCGATGTAGGCCAGGGCTCTGGGCAGCATCGCAGCATCCCTGGGCAGGTAATCGCCCTTGCGTACTTGTGCGGCGGTGATCGGCGTAAATGGCCCCACGTCTGCACCGGCGCCGGTCTTCCAGAACGTCGGGTGAGCAATGTCAAACCTGTGATGGGAGTCCAGCGTCACGCCAATGGCGGAAATACCGGATGCACCTTTCTGTATCAGCGCGGCCAGGCGCAGCATGTCCGCATGGGCGCCTGCAACGGGCAGGGAGGGAGAAGCGATGGCCCCCGTCACAGGATCCATGGGCCGCCAGTCGACAGGCAGATCGCAAAAGTCGTTTTGCGGGTCGATGATCAGAAGCTGGATGTTTTTCTTCATGCTGTCCTCTGTTGATAGTGATTGGGTGCAATGCTGCCGATTCTCGCAGCAGCGGATTGCCGTTATTCCACCAGGACTCCCTTGGTGGCACAAATACCGATGCGGGCTTCCATGCCTGCGGTAAATCGCAGGAAGTCCGTTTCCATGCCGTCCGAGAAAATCACCCCGTTGTCCGGCATGCGTGAGCGCAGCGTCAACACATCACATTCTTCGATCTCTCCGTAGAGCAGGGATGTCTGTGAAGCCCGGCTGGAAAACGGCTCCCGCACGGCGAAGATCAGGTGATCCGTGTCTCGCGGCATGGGCTCATAGCCGTCACCCTGACCGTGCCCCACAGCGTTGGCAATACCGATGGAGCCGGTGACGATGCTCTTGAGCCATGCCGTTGATCCCAGCCCGGTCGAGACAATGAGGCCGGAAGACGATTGCGCTTCCTTCACGCCCCGGAACTCGATGTCGTAAAGCGCCGAGGTATGGCTTTTGGGGCCTATGAAGAGGTCGTTGACGCCTCGCAATACCTGTCCGTCGGACAGGCTGGCCTCCGCCATGGTGACCAACGAGGTGGTGCGGCTGTCCCTGGCGACGCCGGGCAGCACTGAGGCGACCTGCGCCGGCTCAAAAGGCAGCAGAACGCCGTCCCAGCGTTTAGGCTCTGGATTTACACCGATCAACGGCTGGCCGTTCAGGTACTTCAGGGTGTTGGCCACCATGCCGTCCTGGCCCAGTGTCACCACGATGTCGTCGGCCGCGAAGATGTAGTTGGTCAGGTGCGCACGGTCGATGATCTGGTAGCGGCCCCAGGCCTGCAGCGCTTCAGCGACCACCCTCAAGCTGGAGGCATAAGCCTCGTTCTCACGGAGGTAGTCGGTAAAGTCGGCGCCGAGGTGTTCCAGGTAGAACTGGGCCTGACCCAGGGTCTGGTAGCGCGCCACCAGCTCTTCGAGCCGGGTCTGGCGCGTGACCAGTACGACCTTGCGGTTCTCGGCTGCAGACATGTTTGCTTCCTTTCCTGTTTCTACTTATTTCCGGGCGGCATTCGCACCGGCCAGCAGCGAATTGAGCAGTTCGGGCGACATGTTGAGCTGGCCGATCTTCTCGGCCTTGTCGGCGATGCCGCCAAAGGCCTGGGCGATCAGCTGGGCCGGGTCCATGCCGGCCGAAGCCAGCGCCTGGATGGTGCGGGGATCGACCGCCTGGAAGGTCTTCATGATGGCGTCCAGCCGGGCGGCTTCCGCCTCGGCCAGGGTGCGGGAGTTGGCTGCCTGGCCGTTCACGTAGAGCTTGCGTTTTTCTTCGAGCGCCACGTCCGAATCCATCTGCTCTGTGCGCAGGGCGTTTTCCTTGCGCATCACCGAAGCCTTGGCCGCCATCTTGGCGTCCTCGATCTGGCTGCGCTTGTCTTCCACGGCAACTTCGGTGTCCAGTTCGTTCTCGCGGATGGCGCGTTCATTCTGGACTGCCGCCATTCGGCGCAGGTAGATCGCATCGTCGGCAGCCTTGAGGTTGGCCTCGCGGGATTCGGCTTCCAGGGCTCGCGCGATATCGGGGGTCGGCTTGATGGCCAGAATAGAAACGCCCAGGATCTGCAAACCCAGAGCGGCAATTTCGGGCTGGGCGCCCAGACTGGCTTCGGCATGCCGGGCGATTTCGGCGGAGGATAACAGGGCTTCCTTGAGCGTCAGCGCCTGGACTTTTTGCTGGATGATGACCTGTACCTGCATGCCGACGCGGTCACCCAGCTTGAGCGGATCATCCGAGGCATAGCCTTGTCCGCTGGCCTTGAGCGAGAAGTCCATCAGGCGCGCCGTCAACTGAGGCGTTTTGACCTGGTAGGTGGCCTGGCCCTGGACCGTGACGTTCTGGAAGTCGGAGGTCACCAGGGTCAGCATGAAGGGGTGGTGGGCGCTGGCCACGGGCACCGCCACCACGGTAGAGGTGGGTGCGTAGTAATAGAAGGACTGGCCCGCGCCTTCCCGGACGACTTTGCCTCTTTTGAACTGGATCAAATGAACCGTGGGCTGGGACTTGATGAACCGGATACCTAACATGGTGAACGCTCCTTGTGGTTAATTGCTTTTTAGGTTGTATTGAACAACCTATGTATGAGTTGCATAATACAACTTAATTCAAGTTTGTCAAACAGGAGTCAAATAAATGGCAACCAAACCGAAACACCTGGACTTTGAAAGACCGCTGACAACGGTCGACGTGGTGATCTTCACCGTGCTGGACGAACACTTGCAGGTTCTCTTGGTGAAGCGGCCTGTGGGGCCTGAAGAGCCGTTCCCGGATGCATGGGCGCTGCCTGGTGGTTTTGTGGATGTGGACAAGGACGACTCGCTGGAGGCCTGCGCCAAACGCAAGCTGCTCGACAAGACGGGTGTCAAGAGCCCCTATCTGGAACAGCTTGGCAGCTGGGGCGGCAGTGCGCGCGACCCTCGAGGGTGGTCTGCAACGCATGCCTACTTTGCCTTGCTGCCCGCAAACTCCGTGCAACTGGTGCAGGACGAGGTCAAACCGGCCAAGTGGCATCCGGTGGAGCAACATTCGCCCCGGAAGCGACTGGCGTTTGACCACGGCGACATTCTGCAAGCCGCACTGGAGCGCCTGCGAAGCAAGGTGGAATACACCTCGCTGCCGGCCTTCCTCCTGCCGGAGCCGTTCACGCTGCCGCAACTGCAGAAGATGTATGAGGTGGTATTGGGGCGGCCTATAGACAAAAGCGGTTTCCGCACGCGTGCACTGGCGGCGGATTTTCTGAAAGAAGAAGGTCTTCTCGACGTAGGATCGCCCCGGCCTGCCATGGGCTACCGCCTGAAAGACAGGCGTGCAGTGATGTATTTTCCGAGGACCTTCAGTCCCCGCAGTTAAGAGAGCTGCTTATGCCGGACTCTGCGCGGTGTACACCGTCTCGACCGGCACCAGCAGATTTTGATCATCATCCGTGGCTTGTAGTCGCTGCGATGCGACAAAGCTGCTCATGTCGATCACCTCCAGCAACTCAGTGGTGGCCAGAGCGCGCAGGGCCTCCCCGCGCAAACCGAGCTGGATGGCCCGGCGGGCGAGGTTCGCGCCGGACGGTGCGTGGTCCGGATCCCTCTGGCGCCTGACATTCGAAGCCGCAACCGCGGTTTGCCATTCCTGTGGGCTGGCGTAGGCCTCGCTGTCGAACGTGGAAGGCACGGCACCTGCCAACAACGAATCAAAGAACGTGCGCCTGAGCCTCAGACCCAGAACTCCCTCTTGCCCTTCTTTGCTACCCCAGCCCGAGCGATACATCATCCACAAGAAGTTTGGCTTGATCCAGCTCATGCGGTCAAAGCTGAAGTCAGGGCCTCCCAACTGCCCGTGCGCAACGGCGTACGCGGCCGTACTGGGTCGATAAGCCTGGTAAACGACGATGGTATCCGCGTCGTGGTGCGCCAACACATGGCGACCCTCTGTCGGCCATAGCCGTCGCTGCTGTATGTGGGGAGCCGTGGGTAACTTCATTCCAGGCTCCCGGCGTCGATGATAGAGAGGTAAACCGCTGGTACGTGGTCAGTCAGCCACACGTTGTTTTCCGACCGAAAGAACAGGTAACCTTCTGCCGCCATGCGCTGGGTGTCCACCGCAAGCAGAACCGGTTGACCATAACGCCGGCCCACCGCGGTAGCCGTTTCGCTGCTTTCGCTCAGGTGGACGTGATGACGCTGACGTTTGGTCAAGCCCTCGGCCAGGATGGCGTCGAGAGAGCGCGATGCCGTGCCGTGATAAAGCCTCGCCGGCGGCGTCAAAGGCTGCAAGCCAAGTTCAATGTCAACAGAATGGCCCTGGTTGGCGCGGATGTACAGGCCGTCTTCGCTGAAGGAAAAGCGTTTTTTATCGCTTGTTTCAACTACTTTTTCGAGCAACGCACGGGAAAGTGGCTGGTTGGCCGACGCAGCCCTGGCGAGCAGCTCCTCGACATTGGCCCAGCCGGCCGCATCCAGTGAAAGCCCGATGGTGGACGGCTTGTGCCGCAGTACCAGGCTCAGGAACTTGCTGGTGCTGGTGAGGTGCTGTGGGGTCATAAATTTTCCTTCTTTTTGTTATAAGTTGACTTATTAGGTTGCTTTAGACAACCCATATGGTTGTACAATACAACCAATTAGAAAGGAAGTCAAATCCATCAACTTACTGACCGGTGATGAAACCGGATCTGTGGCGAATACCCAAATATGTTGAAGTTCCTTAACCCGATGGCAACTGACTTGCAGGAATATTGTTGATGGAAGATGCGGAACGCTATCGAGGGTGCTTGCTGGGGCTTGCATGCGGTGATGCCGTGGGAACCACGGTGGAGTTTATGTCGCGAGGCAGCTTCGAACCGGTTACGGACATGAAGGGAGGCGGACCGTTCGATCTGCGGCCCGGTGAGTGGACTGACGATACGTCGATGGCTTTGTGCCTAGCGGCCAGTCTTGTGCACTGCCAGGGGTTTAATCCGGTGGACCAAATGAATCGGTATTGCAACTGGCGCAGCGTCGGGTACATGAGCAGCAATGGAAAATGCTTCGACATTGGCGTCACGGTGGCTACGGCACTGAATCGCTATCTTTTGACCCAAGACCCTTTTGCGGGTCAGCCTGATCCGAAAACCGCAGGAAACGGCGCATTGATGCGCCTGGCGCCGGTTCCCATGTTCTTCCGCGGAAATGAAGCGGACACCTTTCGCTTTGCCGGCGAAAGCACGCGCACAACGCATGG harbors:
- a CDS encoding NUDIX domain-containing protein, with translation MATKPKHLDFERPLTTVDVVIFTVLDEHLQVLLVKRPVGPEEPFPDAWALPGGFVDVDKDDSLEACAKRKLLDKTGVKSPYLEQLGSWGGSARDPRGWSATHAYFALLPANSVQLVQDEVKPAKWHPVEQHSPRKRLAFDHGDILQAALERLRSKVEYTSLPAFLLPEPFTLPQLQKMYEVVLGRPIDKSGFRTRALAADFLKEEGLLDVGSPRPAMGYRLKDRRAVMYFPRTFSPRS
- a CDS encoding DUF4291 domain-containing protein, coding for MKLPTAPHIQQRRLWPTEGRHVLAHHDADTIVVYQAYRPSTAAYAVAHGQLGGPDFSFDRMSWIKPNFLWMMYRSGWGSKEGQEGVLGLRLRRTFFDSLLAGAVPSTFDSEAYASPQEWQTAVAASNVRRQRDPDHAPSGANLARRAIQLGLRGEALRALATTELLEVIDMSSFVASQRLQATDDDQNLLVPVETVYTAQSPA
- a CDS encoding RNA 2'-phosphotransferase produces the protein MTPQHLTSTSKFLSLVLRHKPSTIGLSLDAAGWANVEELLARAASANQPLSRALLEKVVETSDKKRFSFSEDGLYIRANQGHSVDIELGLQPLTPPARLYHGTASRSLDAILAEGLTKRQRHHVHLSESSETATAVGRRYGQPVLLAVDTQRMAAEGYLFFRSENNVWLTDHVPAVYLSIIDAGSLE
- a CDS encoding ADP-ribosylglycohydrolase family protein, coding for MEDAERYRGCLLGLACGDAVGTTVEFMSRGSFEPVTDMKGGGPFDLRPGEWTDDTSMALCLAASLVHCQGFNPVDQMNRYCNWRSVGYMSSNGKCFDIGVTVATALNRYLLTQDPFAGQPDPKTAGNGALMRLAPVPMFFRGNEADTFRFAGESTRTTHGAQEAIECSRLFSLQIRAALLGATKETILATKVPEPLSVNVAAIAAAEFAGKPREAIKGSGYCVEALEAALWCFIHTASFEEAVLAAANLGDDADTTAAICGQIAGAHYGSQSIPAAWLERLIMREDIELLADSLLKSSLDA